One Betta splendens chromosome 8, fBetSpl5.4, whole genome shotgun sequence DNA segment encodes these proteins:
- the gpatch8 gene encoding G patch domain-containing protein 8 isoform X3 — MGMGRMEMELDYAEDATEKRRVLEVEKEDTEELRQKYKDQMEKEKAIAKALEDLRANFYCELCDKQYTKHQEFDNHINSYDHAHKQRLKELKQREFARNVSSRSRKDGKKQEKMLRRLHELAEQRKQQDHTPGSGPMFKTTTVAVDGEKGEDGDHLTTENPALTESFYEAPQTEKTEQASPKPSPAISFSLGKNTSSSPTPSSGSKVSVSFSFAKKAPVKLETAAAVFADHGEEAMEEEEVQDGEKPAGQEETSGCSTDSPKAVSGGGEGGDSGNATGTEEMQQPDDGSSLASTLNKLKMMMKKEEGYAGQEPQYYHYIPPAHCRVKPHFQFLLFMKATDQCQVKDDDDDDEEEEDDDETDEEDDEEEIQEEKNVQDSPEQIESSITECKSENDQGSVTSTLIVEQTPPSPKVKMEDVSLCAESVSTVLSSPTEKPESIQDSLDSNLGPKVPTGPFFPVLSKDESTTLQWPSELLEFTKSQPSLSYSCNPLYFDFKLSRNKGARGGKMAKSPKPCEEADDKGQQVAASTDVTTTPGTSTEKPVIKGELGQSEVDEQKPPSGNSSAKKKKKKKKHKKSAKHSKRKGKEKGAADEAEGDAEVTQEKPKKKKKHKRKKSKNKARDQHEATGDAKEKVKPKSDDKSSSVHISTGGGGATAIAGVELGKRKRPTKEVPSKPGAEDGGAGKATDKTNSSEEHGGTKRQKTDSSAPQSASCSTSAQKSPGPGRPPSSESEDEGGSNTHRSRHHRSSPREQRHHHSEESGRSCSRSSRRGERRGSSRRRHRGQTSHSHSYSSSSERSSAGSSAYSHRSRSYSDSYSDYSTEGRRRRRSKRSSDSEYERRGSRSRRRSRRHQYSSSSSEESRSRSRSYSRRKRHRRHHRSSSRSSSSWSRSTSSRSWRRSYSRSHSSASRSSSSTKGSARRRGARTRGDSETHRRDFNRSRIYRSQSPRSSSSRGLNRTTHSSSSQTLRPGSRDAGEQKNTLTARQLLEKIQSKKSSDDSATGTKSGIKIKDPPQGYFGPKLPPALGKLPLFGKLQAGKKPIIPLTRSDESEKSGGGKSSEAEGEIILVEPIREFPPPPPPPAPPVQKVEEAPQSTVVVEEEEPQHPTTETQLLQESRPLFEQEASMMMPQYQGEAVQDPSQNPMMESLMPEMQQQQPAMHAYPGYPPPTMEEDGMEPEEDGLAPLESQPITFTPEEMEKYSKLQQAAQQHIQQQLLAKQVKTFPSAAAAAAAAAAAANLAPAPPPPALQQIHIQQPTVSVASGTSITTVQHAILQHHAATAAAMGIHPAHPHHPHPAHAQLAQVHHIPQHHLTPISLSPLGPSLGHSLGHSLGHAGLIPAHPTAFLSGQPIHIIPASALHHTPLALHHVPHAALYPTLFTPRPSQAAAAAALQLHPLLHPIFSGQDLQHPPNHGS, encoded by the exons ATGGGAATGGGGCGGATGGAGATGGAG ctgGACTATGCAGAGGATGCCACAGAGAAAAGAAGAGTTCTTGAGGTGGAAAAGGAAGATACAGAAGAACTGCGGCAAAAATACAAG GACCAGATGGAAAAAGAGAAAGCCATTGCAAAAGCTCTGGAAGACCTGAGAGCCAATTTCTACTGTGAGCTATGTGATAAGCAGTACACCAAACACCAGGAGTTTGACAACCATATTAACTCTTACGACCATGCTCATAAGCAG AGACTTAAAGAGTTAAAGCAGAGAGAGTTTGCTCGTAACGTGTCGTCACGCTCTCGTAAAGATGGAAAGAAGCAAGAAAAGATGCTGCGTCGACTTCATGAGCTGGCTGAGCAAAGGAAACAGCAGGACCA CACTCCAGGAAGTGGACCCATGTTCAAAACCACCACAGTGGCTGTGGAtggagaaaagggagaagaTGGTGACCACCTGACAACTGAAAATCCTGCGTTAACGGAGAGTTTCTATGAAGcaccacagacagaaaaaactGAGCAGGCCTCCCCAAAGCCTAGCCCCGCCATCAGCTTCTCACTAGGGAagaacacctcctcctccccaacCCCGAGCAGTGGATCCAAAGTCAGCGTGTCCTTCTCCTTTGCCAAGAAAGCTCCGGTAAAGCTagagactgcagctgctgtattCGCTGATCACGGAGAAGAGGCtatggaggaggaagaagtccAGGATGGAGAAAAGCCTGCGGGACAAGAGGAGACatctggctgcagcacagacagcccTAAGGCAGTatcaggaggaggtgaggggggaGATAGTGGCAATGCAACAGGGACAGAGGAGATGCAACAGCCTGATGACGGAAGCTCTCTTGCTTCCACGCTTAACAAattaaagatgatgatgaaaaaggAGGAAGGATATGCCGGACAGGAGCCTCAGTACTATCACTACATACCTCCTGCTCACTGCCGGGTGAAGCCTCACTTCCAGTTTTTGCTGTTCATGAAGGCGACTGATCAGTGCCAGGtcaaagatgatgatgacgatgatgaagaagaagaagatgatgatgagacagatgaagaagatgatgaggaggaaataCAAGAAGAGAAAAATGTTCAAGATAGTCCCGAACAGATAGAATCCAGTATTACAGAATGTAAGTCGGAAAATGACCAAGGTAGTGTCACGTCAACCCTTATTGTAGAGCAAACTCCTCCTTCACCGAAAGTGAAGATGGAGGATGTCTCTCTATGTGCAGAATCAGTTTCCACAGTACTGTCTTCACCCACTGAAAAACCAGAAAGCATACAGGATTCCCTGGATTCCAACTTGGGCCCTAAAGTACCCACTGGTCCCTTCTTCCCAGTTCTTAGCAAAGATGAAAGCACTACCCTGCAGTGGCCCTCTGAGCTTCTTGAATTTACTAAATCTCAGCCTTCTCTTTCTTATAGCTGTAATCCCCTCTACTTTGACTTCAAGTTGTCTCGCAACAAAGGAGCACGTGGTGGGAAAATGGCAAAGTCCCCTAAACCCTGTGAAGAGGCTGATGACAAGGGGCAACAGGTAGCAGCCTCAACAGATGTAACTACTACACCGGGGACCAGCACTGAAAAGCCTGTGATAAAAGGTGAGCTTGGCCAGTCAGAAGTTGATGAACAAAAGCCTCCAAGTGGCAACAGTAGtgccaagaaaaaaaagaaaaagaagaaacacaagaaGTCTGCAAAGCACTCGAAACGCAAAGGTAAAGAGAAAGGAGCAGCAGACGAGGCGGAGGGCGACGCAGAAGTAACACAGGAAAaacccaagaagaagaaaaaacacaaaaggaagaagagCAAAAACAAGGCTCGAGATCAACACGAGGCAACAGGTGACGCAAAGGAGAAAGTCAAACCAAAGTCAGACGATAAATCCTCCTCGGTTCACATAagcactggaggaggaggagctacaGCGATTGCAGGGGTAGAGCTGGGGAAGAGGAAACGTCCTACGAAGGAAGTGCCTAGCAAGCCTGGAGCCGAGGACGGGGGAGCAGGAAAGGCTACGGACAAGACCAACTCATCAGAGGAGCACGGTGGCACCAAGCGACAGAAGACGGACTCCTCTGCACCTCAAAGTGCCTCCTGTTCCACCTCGGCCCAAAAGAGCCCCGGCCCTGGCAGACCTCCCAGCAGTGAAAGCGAGGACGAAGGAGGCTCGAACACCCACCGCTCACGGCACCACAGGTCGAGTCCACGAGAACAGCGCCACCACCACAGCGAGGAATCGGGCCGGTCCTGTAGTCGCTCATCGAGACGGGGCGAAAGACGGGGCAGCAGCCGCCGGCGCCATCGCGGCCAAACCTCCCACAGTCATTCGTACTCTAGCAGCTCGGAGCGCTCTTCGGCCGGCAGCAGCGCCTACAGCCACCGCAGCCGCAGCTACTCGGACAGCTACAGCGACTACAGCACAGAGGGCCGCAGACGGAGGCGCTCCAAGCGCTCGTCGGACTCCGAGTACGAGCGAAGGGGCAGCCGGAGCCGCAGGCGGTCCAGGCGACATCAGTACTCGTCGTCGTCGTCGGAAGAgtcgcgctcgcgctcgcggAGCTACAGCCGCCGAAAGAGGCACCGGCGGCACCaccgcagcagctccaggagctccagcagctggagccgcaGCACCAGCTCGCGCTCCTGGAGGCGCAGCTACAGCCGGAGCCACAGCTCCGCCAGTCGCTCCTCCAGTTCAACCAAGGGCTCCGCCCGCAGGCGAGGTGCCAGAACCCGAGGGGACAGCGAGACGCATCGCAGAGACTTCAACCGCTCGCGCATCTACCGCTCCCAGTCGCCGCGATCGTCCTCATCACGAGGCCTTAACCGCACCACCCATTCGTCCAgctcacagactctgaggcCGGGGTCCCGGGATGCAGGAGAGCAGAAGAATACCCTTACTGCACGGCAGCTGCTTGAAAAGATTCAGTCTAAAAAGAGCTCTGATGACTCTGCCACAGGAACAAAATCTGGCATCAAAATTAAGGACCCACCTCAAGGCTACTTTGGTCCTAAACTACCCCCAGCGTTGGGAAAGCTACCTCTTTTTGGGAAGCTGCAGGCAGGGAAAAAACCCATTATTCCCCTAACCAGATCTGATGAGAGCGAGAAatcaggaggagggaaaagCTCCGAGGCTGAGGGGGAGATTATCCTAGTAGAACCTATAAGGGAgttccctcctccaccaccgccTCCAGCCCCACCAGTGCAGAAGGTTGAGGAGGCCCCACAGAgcacagtggtggtggaggaggaggagccacagCATCCAACCACAGAGACCCAGCTTCTTCAAGAATCCCGGCCCCTGTTTGAGCAGGAAGCTTCAATGATGATGCCCCAGTACCAAGGGGAAGCAGTGCAGGACCCTTCCCAGAACCCCATGATGGAGTCCCTCATGCcagaaatgcagcagcagcagcctgccaTGCATGCCTACCCCGGTTACCCACCGCCCACCATGGAGGAAGACGgaatggagccagaggaggatgGCCTGGCTCCTCTGGAGAGTCAGCCAATCACATTCACAccagaggagatggagaaataCAGCAAACTCCaacaggcagcacagcagcacatccagcagcagctgctggccaAGCAGGTCAAGACTTTCCCCTCTGCGGCGGCGGCCGCAGCCGCTGCGGCAGCAGCCGCCAACCTGGCCCCtgcccctcctccaccagcgctgcagcagatcCACATTCAGCAGCCCACCGTGTCCGTAGCCTCTGGCACATCGATTACTACGGTGCAACATGCCATCCTTCAACACCATGCCGCCACGGCTGCAGCCATGGGCATCCACCCCGcacacccccaccacccccatcCTGCACACGCCCAGTTGGCCCAGGTGCACCACATTCCCCAGCATCACCTCACGCCCATCTCCCTGTCTCCTTTGGGGCCTTCCCTTGGCCATTCTTTGGGACACTCACTGGGACATGCTGGACTGATTCCTGCCCACCCAACAGCCTTTCTCTCCGGTCAGCCTATTCACATTATCCCAGCTTCTGCACTTCACCACACCCCATTAGCGCTTCACCACGTCCCCCACGCTGCTCTCTACCCAACCCTCTTCACACCTCGGCCCTcgcaggctgctgcagcagcagctctgcagctccacccgcTCCTACACCCCATCTTCTCAGGGCAGGACCTTCAGCACCCACCGAATCACGGCTCATGA